Proteins encoded by one window of uncultured Ilyobacter sp.:
- the hisIE gene encoding bifunctional phosphoribosyl-AMP cyclohydrolase/phosphoribosyl-ATP diphosphatase HisIE, with amino-acid sequence MENIKFDEKGLVPAIIQDSTSGQVLMLAYMNEESYKKTLETGQTWFYSRSRKELWNKGATSGNTQTVKELSYDCDGDTLLVKVEQKGPACHTGEKSCFFNRVTKEKNMSLGEILGALDDILKDRKANPVEGSYTTYLYEKGVDKILKKVGEESAEVIIAAKNPDRSELVYEASDLIYHLLVLLNERGVELDEITTQLIGRMK; translated from the coding sequence ATGGAAAATATCAAATTTGATGAAAAAGGTCTGGTGCCTGCAATAATACAAGACAGTACAAGCGGGCAGGTATTGATGCTGGCATATATGAACGAGGAAAGCTATAAAAAAACCCTGGAAACAGGACAGACATGGTTCTACTCTAGAAGTAGAAAAGAACTCTGGAATAAAGGAGCTACCTCTGGAAATACACAGACAGTAAAGGAACTATCCTATGACTGTGACGGGGATACCCTTCTTGTAAAGGTAGAACAAAAAGGCCCCGCGTGTCACACCGGGGAGAAATCATGCTTTTTCAACAGAGTAACTAAAGAAAAAAATATGAGTCTAGGAGAGATTCTAGGAGCTCTTGACGACATACTAAAGGACAGAAAGGCAAACCCTGTAGAGGGTTCTTATACCACTTACCTTTATGAAAAGGGAGTAGATAAGATACTTAAAAAAGTGGGAGAAGAAAGTGCCGAGGTTATTATCGCTGCTAAAAATCCAGACAGGTCAGAACTTGTGTATGAAGCAAGCGACCTCATCTATCACCTTTTGGTACTTTTAAATGAACGTGGAGTAGAGCTAGACGAGATAACAACACAACTTATAGGAAGAATGAAATAA
- a CDS encoding cyclic nucleotide-binding domain-containing protein, with translation MKEYKPILNVEEISPVLKKISIFAGISNVKLGKLIQYLKKAEYEDSEIIFEQGSAPTQIYIIKRGRVKLVEYVNYTPYQLFELGEGNCIGEASIIGIQTHEVTAVAKGNTEFIILPKKIFLEIFETDKELFCLLVLNIAKEVSKRLAKTDNLLLQYIDKYKHPD, from the coding sequence ATGAAGGAATATAAACCTATATTAAATGTGGAAGAAATATCCCCCGTACTAAAAAAAATATCTATTTTTGCCGGAATATCCAATGTTAAATTAGGTAAGCTCATACAATATCTTAAAAAGGCAGAATATGAGGACTCAGAGATAATATTTGAACAGGGAAGTGCTCCTACACAGATATACATAATCAAAAGAGGAAGGGTAAAACTGGTGGAATATGTCAACTACACGCCGTACCAGCTCTTTGAACTGGGCGAGGGAAACTGTATCGGTGAAGCCTCTATAATCGGTATACAGACCCATGAAGTGACCGCAGTGGCAAAAGGAAACACAGAGTTTATAATCCTTCCAAAAAAAATCTTTCTAGAAATTTTTGAAACAGACAAAGAACTATTTTGTCTACTGGTACTGAATATTGCAAAAGAGGTGTCGAAAAGACTGGCAAAGACAGATAATCTTTTACTTCAATACATAGATAAATACAAACATCCTGATTAG
- a CDS encoding flippase — protein MRSKSVKLNFIINMVRVVVNLIFPLVSFPYISRVLLVEGVGKINFATSITNFFLLISSLGIPLYGIREVAKVRDDREKLSKTVSEIFFLNLFAVFFSYLSLAFCIRFFNIFHSEIKLYMLLSLNILFTALGMEWFYQGVEEYTYITLRSIFFKVFSIILMFVFVKEKSDYIIWCGITVFALVGSNILNFLNGRKYFKLKLRNLDFKTHIKPIFIIFSMNIAINIYTNLDSSMLGILGSIRSVGIYTAAIKLNKIVMTIAISLGTVIIPRLSYYLGQNNFEEYYKLANKSINFIVFFTLPSIIGLYILAPEIIDVFSGESFAQAVITMRILLPIIPIIAFTHFIGIQILYPNNKEKLVMYSVIVGAVVNFTLNYFLIPVFYENGAAIATLIGESSVLIVQIILGRKYLKFKFLSKSNQKFVLSSIVMAVFLSLSKIFLPLNSFLEIVKQVALGGSIYVITLLILRENNLLEGINKIKYKFGVDR, from the coding sequence ATGAGATCTAAAAGTGTAAAATTAAATTTTATAATAAATATGGTAAGAGTTGTAGTGAATCTAATTTTCCCCTTGGTATCTTTTCCATATATTTCTAGAGTACTATTAGTAGAGGGAGTTGGAAAAATAAATTTTGCGACGAGTATAACAAACTTTTTTTTACTTATATCAAGCTTAGGGATTCCACTTTATGGGATAAGGGAAGTTGCCAAAGTAAGAGATGACAGAGAAAAATTGTCAAAAACAGTATCTGAAATCTTTTTTTTAAACCTATTTGCTGTATTTTTTAGTTACTTATCTCTTGCCTTTTGTATAAGATTTTTTAATATTTTTCACAGTGAGATAAAACTTTATATGCTATTAAGTTTAAATATATTATTTACTGCTTTGGGAATGGAATGGTTCTATCAAGGGGTAGAGGAATACACTTATATAACATTGAGAAGCATATTTTTTAAAGTTTTTTCAATTATATTGATGTTTGTTTTTGTAAAAGAAAAAAGTGATTATATAATTTGGTGCGGAATAACTGTTTTTGCATTGGTAGGATCAAATATTTTAAATTTTTTAAACGGCAGAAAATATTTTAAACTTAAGTTGAGAAATTTAGATTTTAAGACACACATAAAACCGATTTTTATAATATTTAGTATGAATATAGCAATTAACATCTATACTAATTTGGACAGCAGCATGCTCGGGATTTTGGGAAGTATAAGGTCAGTAGGTATATATACAGCAGCCATAAAATTAAATAAAATAGTTATGACTATCGCAATTTCATTAGGAACGGTTATAATTCCAAGACTCTCATACTATTTAGGACAAAATAATTTTGAAGAATATTATAAACTGGCGAACAAGTCGATTAATTTTATAGTATTTTTTACACTTCCTTCAATAATTGGTTTGTATATTCTAGCTCCAGAAATAATCGACGTCTTTTCAGGGGAAAGTTTTGCACAGGCAGTGATAACTATGAGAATATTATTGCCTATTATTCCTATAATTGCATTCACGCATTTTATCGGGATACAAATACTATACCCAAACAATAAAGAGAAATTAGTGATGTACTCAGTTATAGTTGGAGCTGTAGTAAATTTTACTTTGAATTATTTTTTAATACCTGTTTTTTATGAAAATGGAGCAGCTATAGCTACGTTAATTGGTGAAAGTTCAGTACTCATTGTACAAATTATTTTAGGAAGAAAATATTTGAAATTTAAATTTTTATCAAAAAGCAACCAAAAATTTGTATTATCTAGTATAGTGATGGCCGTATTTTTATCTCTATCAAAGATTTTTTTACCACTAAATAGCTTTTTAGAGATAGTGAAACAGGTTGCTTTAGGAGGTAGTATCTATGTAATAACACTTTTAATACTTAGAGAAAACAACCTGTTAGAAGGTATTAATAAAATAAAATACAAGTTTGGAGTGGATAGATGA
- the glf gene encoding UDP-galactopyranose mutase, which translates to MKKYDYLIVGAGIFGSIFAYEAKKRGKKCLVIDKRSHIGGNCYCEEVEGINIHKYGAHIFHTSNKKVWEYVNKLVEFNRYTNTPIVNYKGEIYNLPFNMNTFNKLWGVVTPEEALTKIEEQKKNAGIEDPKNLEEQAISLVGTDIYEKLIKGYSEKQWGRDCSELPAFIIRRLPVRFTYDNNYFNDKYQGIPIGGYNKIFEKLLDDVDVKLSTDYFENREELGRLSERTVFTGMIDQFYNYKFGTLEYRSLRFENEVLENQNYQGNAVVNYTEREIPYTRIIEHKHFEFGDQEKTVITKEYPSEWKPGDEPYYPVNNDKNNELFKKYSELAKKEKNVIFGGRLADYKYYDMHHNIHNALSAVKKEFKEK; encoded by the coding sequence ATGAAAAAGTATGATTATTTAATAGTTGGGGCTGGAATTTTCGGAAGTATTTTTGCCTACGAAGCAAAAAAAAGAGGAAAAAAGTGTCTGGTAATAGACAAAAGAAGTCATATTGGTGGGAATTGTTATTGTGAGGAAGTAGAGGGGATAAACATACATAAATATGGGGCACATATATTTCATACAAGCAATAAGAAAGTATGGGAGTATGTAAATAAGCTCGTAGAGTTTAATAGGTATACCAATACACCAATAGTAAACTATAAAGGGGAAATATACAATCTTCCATTCAATATGAATACATTTAACAAGCTATGGGGTGTTGTAACTCCTGAAGAGGCATTGACGAAGATAGAAGAACAAAAAAAGAATGCAGGTATAGAAGATCCAAAAAACTTAGAAGAACAGGCGATATCACTTGTGGGTACTGATATATATGAAAAGCTCATTAAGGGATACTCTGAAAAACAATGGGGAAGGGATTGTAGTGAGCTTCCTGCATTCATAATAAGGAGACTTCCTGTAAGGTTTACTTACGATAATAACTACTTTAATGATAAGTATCAGGGGATACCGATTGGTGGATACAATAAGATATTTGAAAAACTTCTGGATGATGTAGATGTAAAGTTGAGTACTGATTATTTTGAAAATAGGGAAGAGTTGGGGAGACTGTCAGAAAGAACAGTGTTTACCGGAATGATAGATCAATTTTACAACTACAAATTTGGAACATTGGAATACAGGAGTTTGAGATTTGAAAATGAAGTATTGGAAAATCAAAATTATCAAGGAAATGCTGTAGTCAACTATACAGAAAGAGAAATTCCATATACAAGGATAATTGAACATAAACATTTTGAATTTGGAGATCAGGAAAAGACAGTAATAACAAAAGAGTATCCAAGTGAATGGAAGCCTGGAGATGAACCCTATTATCCTGTAAATAATGATAAAAACAATGAGCTATTTAAAAAATATAGCGAGCTGGCTAAAAAAGAAAAAAATGTAATATTTGGAGGAAGATTGGCTGATTATAAATATTATGATATGCATCATAATATTCATAATGCTCTTAGCGCAGTAAAAAAAGAATTTAAGGAGAAATAG
- a CDS encoding glycosyltransferase: MTKKLAVVVVTFNRLDWLNKNLKSLLNQTKKIDKIYIIDNCSTDETPEFLKRTTFNYKNIVSVSLDKNYGGAGGFYYGLKKAYEDGNEWICLMDDDCILESDCIEKMFKHMNNKKNAYIPLELDIETRSKILLEVKYDKENNLLNYLELGPFNAFTVHRDLINKIGFPEKEYFIYGDDDEYSLRIRKNGGKIRLIKDAILYHPNKVSKALKKIGKIKYTDALLSPLRAYYCTRNSVLNNKKYGEMYKGISIVNLMKNMFKYLLIMEFKLIKLTFNGYLDGILGKKISKGPIK, translated from the coding sequence ATGACAAAAAAATTAGCAGTAGTGGTAGTTACTTTCAATAGATTAGATTGGCTGAATAAAAATTTGAAATCTTTATTAAATCAAACAAAAAAAATAGATAAAATTTACATTATTGATAACTGTTCTACAGATGAAACTCCAGAATTTTTAAAAAGAACTACCTTTAATTATAAAAATATAGTTAGTGTGAGTTTAGATAAAAATTATGGGGGAGCAGGAGGCTTTTATTACGGATTGAAAAAAGCCTATGAAGACGGAAATGAGTGGATTTGCTTAATGGATGATGATTGTATTTTGGAATCTGATTGCATTGAAAAAATGTTTAAGCATATGAATAATAAAAAAAATGCATATATTCCGTTAGAGTTAGATATTGAAACTAGGAGCAAAATTTTATTGGAGGTAAAATATGATAAGGAAAATAATTTATTGAACTATCTAGAATTAGGTCCTTTTAATGCTTTTACAGTTCATCGTGATCTAATAAATAAAATAGGTTTTCCGGAAAAAGAATACTTTATATATGGAGATGATGATGAATATAGTTTAAGAATCAGAAAAAATGGTGGCAAAATACGCTTAATAAAAGATGCCATTTTATATCATCCCAATAAAGTTAGTAAAGCATTAAAAAAAATAGGTAAAATTAAATATACTGATGCACTTTTATCTCCTCTTAGAGCATATTACTGTACAAGGAACTCCGTTTTAAATAATAAAAAATATGGTGAAATGTATAAAGGTATTTCAATTGTGAATTTAATGAAGAATATGTTTAAATATTTATTAATAATGGAATTTAAGTTAATTAAATTAACATTTAATGGATATTTAGATGGTATTTTAGGAAAAAAAATATCTAAAGGACCAATAAAGTAA
- a CDS encoding TRAP transporter permease, producing the protein MQEKKLLDDENIINCSESTCDVEPEVADEELLEKFDTEARFRKFGRETTPGKIVFIMAVALSIFHLYTAWRGPLVTLMHRAVHTSVIMSLIFILYPSTKKSPKNKPTVLDWSFSALSLGLGAYIVVNYNALVMRAGMPNDTDIAFGIMAVLLVLEAARRITGKEIAILATLFLLYAFLGPRLPGLIAHRGYGIRDIADYMYLSTEGIYGIAIGVSSTYIFLFVLFGAFLQKSGMGQFFNDLSMALAGSGKGGPAKVAVISSGFLGSINGSAIANVVTTGAFTIPLMKKIGYNKEFSGGVEAAASCGGQILPPVMGATAFIMAEYLGVKYITIAKSAVIPALLYYLGVIVIIHLRACKRGLHGLPKDQLPKAGIVLKEKGHLLLPLFGLLYFLLSGKTPIYAAFWSILLTIVASGIKKETRMSFGDIIDSLESGARTALGVAMSCAVVGLIIGVATQTGFGLKLAGAILFLGKGKLFLTLVLTMVACIVLGMGLPSIPAYIITATMAAPALYKMGVPHLVSHMFVFYFGMLANLTPPVALAAFAGAGIAGGSPSKTGFEAVKLALAGFIVPYVFVYSPSLLLVDTTIAKTILVVITASVGVMALGAAVEGYLNKNLNLFERILLLTAALLLIKPGLYSDLTGVSLFVSIFMISRVKVNKETTKV; encoded by the coding sequence ATGCAAGAAAAAAAACTTCTAGATGACGAAAATATAATTAATTGTTCAGAATCAACATGTGATGTGGAGCCTGAAGTTGCTGATGAGGAATTACTTGAAAAATTTGATACAGAGGCTAGATTTAGAAAATTTGGAAGAGAAACTACACCTGGTAAAATTGTATTTATAATGGCAGTGGCTTTATCAATTTTTCATTTATACACAGCGTGGAGAGGTCCACTTGTTACTCTTATGCACAGAGCGGTACATACATCAGTAATAATGTCTCTGATTTTTATTCTTTATCCATCTACCAAAAAATCTCCTAAAAACAAGCCCACAGTGCTGGACTGGAGTTTTTCGGCTCTTTCTCTGGGGCTTGGAGCCTATATTGTTGTTAATTATAACGCATTGGTAATGAGGGCAGGAATGCCTAATGACACTGACATAGCCTTTGGTATTATGGCAGTACTTTTGGTACTTGAAGCTGCAAGAAGAATAACCGGAAAAGAGATAGCGATTCTTGCCACACTTTTTCTTTTATATGCATTTTTGGGGCCGAGACTTCCTGGCCTAATTGCACATAGAGGATATGGCATAAGGGATATTGCAGATTATATGTATCTTTCTACAGAGGGAATATATGGTATAGCTATAGGGGTTTCTTCTACTTATATTTTTCTCTTTGTTTTATTTGGTGCCTTTCTTCAAAAGTCGGGAATGGGACAGTTTTTCAACGATCTTTCCATGGCTCTTGCTGGTTCCGGAAAAGGAGGACCTGCAAAAGTTGCAGTAATCTCAAGCGGATTCTTGGGATCGATAAATGGTAGTGCTATCGCCAATGTTGTAACCACTGGGGCTTTCACCATACCCCTTATGAAAAAAATTGGTTACAACAAAGAGTTTTCAGGGGGAGTAGAGGCAGCAGCCTCTTGCGGAGGACAGATACTACCTCCTGTAATGGGAGCAACTGCCTTTATTATGGCAGAGTATCTGGGAGTCAAATATATAACAATAGCAAAATCAGCTGTAATTCCAGCACTTTTGTACTATCTAGGAGTAATAGTGATAATACACCTGAGAGCCTGTAAAAGAGGGCTTCACGGACTTCCAAAGGATCAGCTTCCAAAGGCAGGGATAGTATTGAAAGAAAAAGGACATCTTTTGCTGCCGCTCTTTGGACTGCTCTATTTTCTTTTGAGTGGAAAGACGCCTATTTATGCTGCATTTTGGTCAATTCTTCTTACGATAGTCGCAAGCGGAATCAAGAAGGAGACAAGAATGAGTTTTGGAGACATAATCGATTCTTTAGAGAGTGGTGCACGTACTGCTCTAGGGGTTGCTATGTCTTGTGCAGTAGTAGGTCTTATTATAGGTGTAGCCACTCAGACAGGGTTTGGCTTGAAGCTCGCAGGTGCCATTCTGTTTTTAGGAAAAGGAAAATTGTTTTTGACTCTGGTACTGACAATGGTAGCCTGTATAGTTCTCGGAATGGGTCTCCCGTCAATTCCGGCCTATATAATAACAGCCACAATGGCTGCTCCGGCACTTTATAAAATGGGAGTCCCACACCTCGTATCCCATATGTTTGTATTTTATTTTGGTATGCTTGCCAACCTCACACCTCCTGTTGCATTGGCAGCCTTTGCAGGGGCAGGTATAGCAGGAGGAAGTCCTTCAAAAACAGGATTTGAGGCGGTTAAACTGGCTCTGGCAGGATTTATAGTACCTTATGTTTTTGTATATTCTCCGTCACTTCTTCTGGTTGATACTACCATTGCAAAGACTATACTGGTAGTGATAACCGCTTCTGTTGGGGTAATGGCATTGGGTGCCGCAGTAGAGGGATATCTTAATAAAAATCTGAACTTGTTTGAGAGAATTCTGCTCCTTACAGCGGCTCTGCTTCTTATAAAACCTGGCTTATATTCAGATTTGACCGGTGTATCTCTGTTTGTCTCAATCTTTATGATTAGCAGGGTAAAAGTAAATAAAGAGACCACCAAGGTATAA
- a CDS encoding TAXI family TRAP transporter solute-binding subunit: MPLGGAISNQLNQKIEGINSSVQSTGASAVNATLLGTEKVELAFAMNDVVSYAYTGTEVFSEKGKVENLRGVAALYPNFVQLITVEKTGIKEVSDLKGKRVGVGAPGSGTEVNARQILKAYGITYDDIKADYLSYAEAIEQMKNGAVDAAFLTSGLPNSTIMDLATTQDVKIIPIRKATVEKLAEEYPFYASEVIPAGTYDNEEDVETAAVQTLLVTRADLSDDLVYNITKTIFENLDALKETHSAANSIKLETVRKGMPIPLHPGAEKYFNEHK; encoded by the coding sequence TTGCCTTTGGGAGGGGCCATATCAAATCAGCTTAATCAAAAGATAGAAGGCATTAACTCATCTGTACAATCTACAGGAGCTTCTGCAGTAAACGCTACCTTGCTAGGAACTGAAAAAGTTGAACTTGCCTTTGCCATGAATGACGTAGTTAGTTATGCATACACAGGAACAGAGGTATTTTCGGAAAAGGGTAAGGTAGAAAACCTAAGAGGAGTAGCTGCTCTTTATCCAAACTTTGTTCAACTTATAACAGTTGAAAAAACAGGGATTAAAGAAGTTTCAGACTTAAAAGGAAAAAGAGTGGGAGTGGGAGCTCCTGGAAGTGGAACAGAGGTTAATGCACGTCAAATCTTAAAAGCCTACGGAATAACTTATGACGATATCAAGGCAGATTATCTGTCATATGCAGAGGCAATAGAGCAGATGAAAAATGGAGCAGTAGATGCTGCATTCCTTACTTCAGGTCTTCCAAACTCTACTATAATGGATTTGGCCACAACTCAGGATGTAAAAATCATACCTATAAGAAAGGCGACTGTTGAAAAGCTGGCAGAGGAGTATCCTTTCTACGCTTCAGAAGTTATTCCTGCAGGGACTTATGACAATGAAGAAGATGTAGAGACAGCTGCAGTTCAGACTCTCCTTGTAACAAGAGCAGATCTAAGTGATGACCTGGTATACAATATAACAAAAACTATATTTGAAAATTTAGATGCATTAAAAGAAACACACTCAGCTGCAAATAGTATAAAGCTTGAAACAGTTAGAAAAGGGATGCCTATACCACTTCACCCTGGGGCAGAAAAATATTTTAACGAGCATAAATAG
- a CDS encoding TRAP transporter permease has product MKKDEVKEEKIIDCTDYSCDIKSEIADENLLEKFDTEARFRKFGRDTSSGKIVFLVAVALSIFHLYTAWSGPLVTLVHRSVHVSVIMSLVYLLYPASKKSSREKPSILDWVFSGLSLSLAGYIVLNYNNLVMRAGMPNNLDIAFGIMAVLLVLEAGRRITGKEIAILASIFLLYAFFGSKLPNLIAHRGYGIRDIADYMYLSTEGIYGIAVGVSSTYIFLFVLFGSFLQKSGMGQFFNDLSMALAGSGKGGPAKVAVISSGFLGSINGSAIANVVTTGAFTIPLMKKIGYDKEFAGAVEAAASCGGQILPPVMGATAFIMAEYLGVKYIKIATAAVIPALLYYLGVIVIIHLRACKKGLNGMPKDQLPKTSLVMKEKGHLLLPLFGLLYFLISGKTPIYAAFWSIIFTIIASSLRKETRMSFKDIIDCLEDGSRTALGVAMSCAVVGLIIGVATQTGFGLKLAGAILFLGKGKLLLTLMLTMVACIVLGMGLPSIPAYIITATMAAPALAKMGVPHLVSHMFVFYFGMLANLTPPVALAAFAGAGIAGGSPSKTGFEAVKLALAGFIVPYVFVYSPSLLLIDTTVTKTILVVATASLGVLAMGASVEGYLHKNLNMVERTAMFAASLMLIIPGIYTDIAGVIIFGTLFMLSKIALAKAISEA; this is encoded by the coding sequence ATGAAAAAGGATGAAGTAAAGGAAGAAAAAATAATTGATTGCACGGATTATTCATGTGATATCAAGTCTGAAATAGCTGATGAAAATTTACTTGAAAAATTTGATACAGAAGCTAGGTTTAGAAAATTTGGGAGAGATACAAGTTCTGGTAAAATTGTATTTTTAGTGGCAGTAGCCTTGTCTATTTTTCACCTCTATACCGCTTGGAGTGGCCCCTTAGTTACCCTTGTACACAGATCTGTACACGTTTCTGTAATAATGTCCTTAGTTTATCTCCTTTATCCGGCCAGTAAAAAATCCTCAAGAGAAAAGCCCTCTATACTGGATTGGGTTTTTTCCGGGTTGTCCCTGAGTCTCGCAGGATATATTGTTTTAAATTATAATAATCTCGTTATGAGGGCAGGTATGCCTAACAACCTTGATATAGCTTTCGGGATTATGGCAGTATTATTAGTGCTTGAGGCTGGAAGAAGAATAACAGGAAAAGAGATCGCTATTCTTGCCAGCATATTTCTACTTTATGCATTTTTTGGATCAAAACTTCCTAATCTGATAGCACACAGGGGATATGGTATAAGAGATATAGCTGATTATATGTATCTTTCGACAGAGGGAATATATGGAATCGCCGTAGGAGTTTCCTCCACTTATATATTTCTTTTTGTACTCTTTGGTTCCTTTTTACAAAAGTCAGGGATGGGACAATTTTTTAACGACCTTTCAATGGCCCTTGCAGGATCAGGTAAGGGTGGACCTGCAAAGGTTGCGGTAATTTCAAGCGGATTTTTAGGATCAATAAATGGGAGTGCCATTGCAAATGTTGTTACAACGGGGGCATTTACAATACCACTTATGAAAAAAATAGGATATGACAAGGAGTTTGCCGGTGCAGTAGAGGCAGCTGCCTCTTGCGGAGGACAGATATTGCCTCCTGTTATGGGTGCAACTGCATTTATAATGGCGGAGTATCTAGGAGTAAAATATATTAAGATAGCAACTGCGGCAGTAATACCGGCACTTTTGTACTACCTGGGAGTAATAGTAATAATTCATTTAAGAGCCTGTAAAAAAGGACTTAATGGTATGCCAAAAGATCAACTTCCTAAAACCAGTCTGGTAATGAAGGAGAAAGGGCATCTCTTGCTGCCATTGTTTGGACTTCTATATTTTCTAATAAGTGGTAAAACACCTATTTATGCGGCATTCTGGTCTATTATATTTACCATAATTGCCAGCTCTCTTAGAAAAGAGACTAGAATGAGTTTCAAGGATATAATAGACTGCCTTGAAGATGGATCTCGTACAGCACTTGGAGTTGCCATGTCTTGTGCAGTAGTTGGACTTATAATAGGTGTAGCTACTCAGACAGGTTTTGGATTAAAATTAGCAGGGGCAATTTTATTCTTAGGGAAAGGGAAATTACTTTTAACTTTGATGCTCACAATGGTAGCCTGTATAGTTCTAGGAATGGGTCTACCATCAATACCGGCTTATATAATTACAGCTACAATGGCTGCTCCGGCACTTGCTAAAATGGGAGTACCACATCTTGTATCTCATATGTTTGTATTTTACTTTGGTATGCTAGCGAATCTCACTCCACCTGTTGCATTGGCGGCTTTTGCAGGGGCAGGTATAGCAGGGGGAAGTCCTTCAAAAACAGGATTTGAGGCAGTGAAACTTGCTCTTGCAGGGTTTATAGTACCTTATGTATTTGTTTATTCACCTTCACTACTTCTTATTGATACAACAGTTACTAAGACCATCTTAGTAGTTGCCACAGCCTCTTTGGGGGTTTTGGCTATGGGGGCATCGGTAGAGGGATATCTCCATAAGAACTTGAATATGGTTGAGAGAACGGCAATGTTTGCAGCCTCGTTGATGCTGATCATACCTGGAATATATACAGATATAGCAGGAGTGATAATATTTGGGACACTCTTTATGCTAAGTAAAATTGCTCTAGCTAAGGCAATTTCCGAGGCATAA
- a CDS encoding TAXI family TRAP transporter solute-binding subunit has product MRNKSSVLVVFVLFLLVLMTGCSGGKKEGAEGEKAENVFVTIATGGSSGAYFALGGAISNQLNQKVEGINSSVQSTGASAVNATLLGAKKVELAFAMNDVVSYAYTGTEVFSEKGKVENLRGIAALYPNYVQLITVEKTGIKEVSDLKGKRVGVGAPGSGTEVNARQILKAHEITYDDIKADYLSYAEAIEQMKNGAVDAAFLTSGLPNSTIMDLATTQDVKIIPIRKATVEKLAEGYPFYASEVIPAGTYDNEEDVETAAVQTLLVTRADLSDDLVYNITKTIFENLDALKETHSAANSIKLETVRKGMPIPLHPGAEKYFNEHK; this is encoded by the coding sequence ATGAGAAATAAAAGTTCCGTATTAGTTGTATTTGTTCTTTTTTTGTTGGTCTTGATGACTGGATGTAGTGGTGGAAAAAAGGAGGGAGCTGAAGGTGAAAAAGCTGAAAATGTTTTTGTTACTATCGCAACAGGTGGAAGTTCAGGAGCATATTTTGCTTTGGGAGGAGCCATATCAAATCAACTTAATCAAAAGGTTGAAGGCATTAACTCGTCTGTACAGTCAACAGGAGCTTCTGCAGTAAATGCAACCTTATTGGGAGCTAAAAAAGTTGAACTTGCCTTTGCCATGAATGACGTAGTTAGTTATGCATACACAGGAACAGAGGTATTTTCGGAAAAGGGTAAGGTAGAAAACCTAAGAGGAATAGCGGCTTTGTATCCTAACTATGTTCAGCTTATAACAGTAGAAAAGACAGGGATTAAAGAAGTTTCAGACTTAAAAGGGAAAAGAGTGGGAGTAGGAGCCCCTGGAAGTGGAACAGAGGTTAATGCACGTCAAATATTGAAGGCTCACGAAATAACTTATGACGATATCAAGGCGGATTATCTGTCATATGCAGAGGCAATAGAGCAGATGAAAAACGGAGCTGTAGATGCTGCATTCCTTACTTCAGGTCTTCCAAACTCTACTATAATGGATTTGGCCACAACTCAGGATGTAAAAATCATACCTATAAGAAAGGCGACTGTTGAAAAGCTAGCAGAGGGGTATCCTTTCTACGCTTCAGAAGTTATTCCTGCAGGGACTTATGACAATGAAGAAGATGTAGAGACAGCTGCAGTTCAGACTCTCCTTGTAACAAGAGCAGATCTAAGTGATGACCTGGTATACAATATAACAAAAACTATATTTGAAAATTTAGATGCATTGAAAGAAACACACTCAGCTGCAAATAGTATAAAGCTTGAAACAGTTAGAAAAGGGATGCCTATACCACTTCACCCTGGGGCAGAAAAATATTTTAACGAGCATAAATAA